From a region of the Armatimonadota bacterium genome:
- a CDS encoding ABC transporter substrate-binding protein has product MRGKGTRLAVAALAAAAVTLGPVVLGFGAPGEQPRRGGVLRVADEAPGGPFGVPWKMPVFGIIPAVPVYETLLWVDARGQVSPKLAVQWEITPDRKGIVFRLRQGVRFHDGSELDADAVKFSLEENLKARRLPPTIQSVDVLDRYTVRVNLSQWNNGIYLSLGGSASLIASLAHLRRLGEDRAQWDPSGTGPFRLTQYDPNAFAMYTRFDRYWDRGKPYLDRLELWFIRSIQTLKAAMLAGQVDVGGFGDPQVVSELQATGRFRVLSGLHRGILMLIPDSANEDSPFADRRVREALQYAFDRAALARALGYGLWEPWDQIAHPESPAALTDHRRPSYNPARAKELLAQAGYPNGFRTKLIPAPFLTREIAVAIHRYLQEVGIEAELETPEIARYAEYQRRGWRGLLVQPFGYFPYFNNYVAFYFTNSPEGFVSMRRPPQLQRLWEDSVATLTPQRYRLQVMHRLLLQEHTVIPLWLAGRYYVTRPEARGTGHLQGSTWPWWTPANAWTVR; this is encoded by the coding sequence ATGCGAGGGAAGGGCACGCGTCTGGCGGTGGCCGCGCTCGCTGCCGCGGCGGTCACCCTGGGTCCGGTTGTCCTGGGGTTCGGAGCCCCGGGGGAGCAACCCCGGCGGGGGGGAGTCCTCCGGGTGGCGGACGAGGCCCCGGGAGGCCCCTTCGGCGTCCCCTGGAAGATGCCCGTGTTCGGCATCATCCCCGCGGTTCCCGTCTACGAAACCCTCCTCTGGGTGGACGCCCGGGGCCAGGTCAGCCCGAAGCTGGCGGTCCAGTGGGAGATCACCCCGGACCGGAAGGGGATCGTATTTCGGCTGCGCCAGGGCGTACGCTTCCACGACGGTTCCGAACTGGACGCGGACGCCGTGAAGTTCAGCCTTGAGGAGAACCTCAAGGCCCGCCGGCTGCCCCCTACCATCCAGTCCGTGGACGTCCTCGACCGCTACACGGTGCGGGTCAACCTCTCCCAGTGGAACAACGGCATCTACCTCTCCCTTGGGGGGTCTGCCTCCCTCATCGCCTCGCTCGCCCACCTCCGCCGGCTGGGGGAGGACCGGGCCCAGTGGGACCCCTCCGGGACCGGACCCTTCCGCCTCACCCAGTACGACCCCAACGCCTTCGCCATGTACACCCGCTTCGACCGCTACTGGGACCGCGGCAAGCCCTACCTGGACCGGCTGGAGCTGTGGTTCATCCGGAGCATCCAGACCCTGAAGGCCGCCATGCTGGCGGGCCAGGTGGACGTAGGGGGGTTCGGGGATCCTCAGGTGGTGAGCGAGCTCCAGGCCACGGGCCGGTTCCGGGTGCTCTCGGGACTCCACCGGGGGATCCTCATGCTCATCCCGGACAGCGCCAACGAGGACTCCCCCTTCGCGGACCGGCGGGTCCGGGAGGCCCTCCAGTACGCCTTCGATCGGGCCGCCCTCGCCCGTGCCCTGGGCTACGGTCTGTGGGAACCGTGGGACCAGATCGCGCATCCGGAGAGTCCCGCGGCCCTGACGGACCATCGCCGCCCCTCTTACAACCCCGCCCGGGCCAAGGAACTCCTGGCGCAGGCGGGCTACCCCAACGGATTCCGCACCAAGTTGATCCCGGCTCCCTTCCTGACCCGGGAGATCGCGGTGGCCATCCATCGGTACCTCCAGGAGGTGGGCATCGAGGCGGAACTGGAGACCCCGGAGATCGCCCGGTACGCGGAGTATCAGCGGCGGGGATGGCGGGGGCTCCTCGTCCAGCCCTTCGGCTACTTCCCCTACTTCAACAACTACGTGGCCTTCTACTTCACCAACTCCCCGGAGGGCTTCGTGAGCATGCGGCGGCCGCCGCAGCTGCAACGCCTGTGGGAGGACTCCGTAGCCACCCTCACCCCGCAGCGCTACAGGCTGCAGGTGATGCACCGGCTCCTCCTCCAGGAACATACGGTGATCCCCCTGTGGCTCGCGGGCCGGTACTACGTGACGCGGCCAGAAGCCCGGGGGACCGGGCACCTCCAGGGCTCCACCTGGCCGTGGTGGACGCCCGCGAACGCCTGGACCGTACGGTAG
- the carB gene encoding carbamoyl-phosphate synthase large subunit — MPRRPDIRKVLVIGSGPITIGQAAEFDYSGSQACRALSEEGVEVVLVNSNPATIMTDPEVADRIYIEPLTPEFVARVLEAERPQGLLPTLGGQTGLNLAAALDRMGVLRALGVEVLGTPLSAIHKGEDRELFREEMRRIGQPVPESIVATTPEEAVDFALSLGDAEVVIRPAFTLGGTGGGLAQGREAVWEAAERGIRTSPIGQVLVERSVAGWKEIEYEVLRDGDDNCIAICNMENVDPMGVHTGDSIVVAPSLTLSDREYQMLRRAAFEIVRALGVEGGCNVQFALDPRSERYYVIEVNPRLSRSSALASKATGYPIARVAAKIALGYRLWEIQNPITRGTACFEPALDYVVVKIPRWPFDKFGEADRRIGTQMKSTGEVMAIGRTFTEALLKAARSVESTNRGLWHPVLARMADEALWDRVRTPCDERLWAIAELLRRGARPEELAAASRIDPFFIWELERIVAVEQRVARDRSTVALWLAKRTGLSDAEIARLQNRPEEEVRAQREAAGIYPVYKLVDTCAGEFPAATPYYYSTYEEEDEAEPDPRPCAVVLGSGPIRIGQGIEFDYSTVHAVRSLQEAGVRAVVVNNNPETVSTDFDTSDRLYFDPLTVEDVLHVVRKERPVGVLVQFGGQTALNLAIPLARAGVPILGTSVESLDVSEDRRKFYALLDQLGIPHPEGGMAHSVEEAKRLVHRLGLPVVVRPSYVLGGRGMRIVYEAEEVEDLVAAALAVDPGRPVLVDAYLRGQELEVDAIGDGANLLLPGIMEHVEAAGVHSGDSISIFPAPSVLPEVSERIVDILQKLNRALGVRGFLNVQFVVHGYRVYVLEANLRASRTVPFVSKVLGVPLVQIATRVMLGSSLADLGYPGVYRFPAPRRVGVKVPVFSSEKLVGAEVALGPEMRSTGEVMGIDRSLPAALYKGFVAAGWTVPPNGAALLSVARRARRGVVPLARRLQALGIPLLATPGTAAALRSAGIPCRPLPHAEALEAIRRGEVGVLINLPTAGHDPRRWGFRLRRAAVERRIPCLTTLETAQVYAEVLAALREGALVAPQPMAGPAPLA; from the coding sequence GTGCCGCGGCGGCCGGACATCCGCAAGGTCCTGGTGATCGGCTCCGGCCCCATCACCATCGGGCAGGCCGCGGAGTTCGACTACTCGGGTTCCCAGGCCTGTCGGGCCCTCTCGGAGGAAGGGGTGGAGGTGGTGCTCGTCAACAGCAACCCCGCCACCATCATGACGGATCCGGAGGTGGCGGATCGCATCTACATCGAGCCCCTCACCCCGGAGTTCGTGGCCCGGGTGCTGGAGGCGGAGCGGCCCCAGGGGTTGCTGCCCACCCTGGGGGGGCAGACGGGCCTTAACCTGGCCGCGGCCCTGGATCGCATGGGCGTCCTGCGGGCGCTCGGGGTGGAGGTGCTGGGGACCCCGCTTTCCGCCATCCACAAGGGAGAGGACCGGGAGCTGTTCCGGGAGGAGATGCGGCGCATCGGGCAGCCCGTGCCCGAGAGCATCGTGGCCACCACCCCGGAGGAGGCCGTGGACTTCGCCCTCTCCCTGGGAGACGCGGAGGTGGTGATCCGGCCCGCCTTTACCCTGGGAGGAACCGGGGGCGGGCTTGCCCAGGGAAGGGAGGCGGTGTGGGAGGCGGCGGAGCGGGGGATCCGCACGAGCCCCATCGGACAGGTGCTGGTGGAGCGGTCCGTGGCGGGGTGGAAGGAGATCGAGTACGAGGTCCTGCGGGACGGGGACGACAACTGCATCGCCATCTGCAACATGGAGAACGTCGATCCCATGGGCGTGCACACGGGGGACAGCATCGTGGTGGCCCCCAGCCTGACCCTCTCGGACCGCGAGTACCAGATGCTGCGGCGGGCCGCCTTCGAGATCGTGCGGGCCCTGGGGGTGGAGGGCGGGTGCAACGTGCAGTTCGCCTTGGATCCCCGGTCCGAGCGCTACTACGTGATCGAGGTGAACCCGCGGCTGTCGCGGAGCAGCGCCCTCGCCAGCAAGGCCACGGGATATCCCATCGCCCGGGTGGCGGCCAAGATCGCCCTCGGCTACCGCCTGTGGGAGATCCAGAACCCCATCACCCGGGGCACCGCCTGCTTCGAGCCGGCCCTGGACTACGTGGTGGTGAAGATCCCCCGGTGGCCCTTCGACAAGTTCGGAGAGGCGGACCGCCGCATCGGTACCCAGATGAAGTCCACGGGCGAGGTGATGGCCATCGGCCGCACCTTCACCGAGGCCCTCCTGAAGGCCGCCCGATCCGTGGAGTCCACGAACCGCGGCCTGTGGCACCCTGTGCTGGCCCGGATGGCAGACGAGGCCCTGTGGGATCGGGTGCGCACCCCGTGCGATGAGCGGCTTTGGGCCATCGCGGAGCTTTTGCGCCGAGGTGCACGCCCGGAGGAGCTCGCGGCCGCAAGCCGCATCGACCCCTTCTTCATCTGGGAGCTAGAGCGCATCGTGGCGGTGGAACAGCGGGTGGCCCGGGATCGGAGCACCGTGGCCCTGTGGCTCGCCAAGCGCACCGGGCTCTCGGATGCGGAGATCGCCCGGCTGCAGAACCGCCCGGAGGAGGAGGTGAGGGCCCAGCGGGAGGCGGCGGGGATCTATCCCGTCTACAAGCTCGTGGACACCTGTGCGGGCGAGTTCCCCGCGGCCACCCCGTACTACTACAGCACCTACGAGGAGGAGGACGAGGCCGAGCCGGATCCGCGGCCGTGCGCGGTGGTGCTCGGCAGCGGGCCCATCCGCATCGGGCAGGGGATCGAGTTCGACTACAGCACCGTGCACGCGGTGCGCTCCCTCCAGGAGGCCGGGGTGCGGGCCGTGGTGGTGAACAACAACCCGGAGACGGTGAGCACGGACTTCGACACCTCCGACCGCCTGTACTTCGATCCCCTTACGGTGGAGGACGTGCTGCACGTGGTGCGTAAGGAGCGCCCCGTGGGGGTGCTGGTGCAGTTCGGAGGGCAGACCGCCCTGAACCTGGCCATCCCCCTCGCGCGGGCCGGCGTTCCCATCCTCGGCACCTCCGTGGAGAGCCTGGACGTCTCCGAGGACCGACGGAAGTTCTACGCCCTGCTGGATCAGCTCGGGATCCCGCACCCGGAGGGCGGGATGGCCCACTCCGTGGAGGAGGCGAAACGCCTGGTGCACCGGTTGGGACTTCCCGTGGTGGTTCGCCCCTCCTACGTGCTCGGAGGCCGGGGCATGAGGATCGTGTACGAGGCGGAGGAGGTGGAGGATCTCGTGGCCGCGGCCCTGGCGGTGGACCCGGGACGCCCCGTGCTGGTGGACGCGTACCTGCGGGGGCAAGAGCTGGAGGTGGACGCCATCGGGGACGGCGCGAACCTGCTCCTCCCGGGGATCATGGAGCATGTGGAGGCCGCGGGCGTACACTCCGGGGACAGCATCTCCATCTTTCCCGCCCCCAGCGTCCTCCCGGAGGTCTCGGAGCGCATCGTGGACATCCTCCAGAAGCTCAACCGGGCCCTGGGGGTTCGGGGCTTCCTGAACGTGCAGTTCGTGGTGCACGGCTATCGGGTGTACGTCCTGGAGGCGAACCTCCGGGCGAGCCGGACCGTGCCCTTCGTCAGCAAGGTGCTGGGCGTCCCCCTCGTGCAGATCGCCACCCGTGTCATGCTGGGCAGTTCCCTCGCGGACCTGGGCTATCCCGGCGTGTACCGGTTCCCCGCTCCCCGGAGGGTGGGGGTGAAGGTGCCCGTGTTCAGCAGCGAGAAGCTCGTGGGGGCGGAGGTGGCCCTGGGGCCGGAGATGCGGTCCACGGGGGAGGTCATGGGGATCGACCGAAGCCTGCCCGCGGCCCTGTACAAGGGCTTCGTGGCCGCGGGGTGGACGGTTCCGCCAAACGGTGCAGCGCTCCTCAGCGTGGCCCGACGGGCCCGTCGGGGCGTCGTTCCCCTCGCCCGTCGCCTTCAGGCCTTGGGGATCCCCCTCCTGGCCACGCCCGGGACGGCTGCTGCCCTCCGGTCCGCAGGGATACCGTGCCGCCCGCTTCCGCATGCCGAGGCCCTGGAGGCCATCCGGCGGGGGGAGGTGGGCGTCCTGATCAACCTCCCCACCGCCGGCCACGACCCCCGGCGATGGGGCTTTCGGCTGCGTCGGGCCGCGGTGGAGCGCCGCATCCCCTGCCTCACCACCCTGGAGACCGCCCAGGTCTACGCCGAGGTCCTCGCGGCCCTCCGGGAGGGGGCCCTGGTGGCCCCGCAGCCCATGGCAGGTCCCGCGCCCCTGGCGTGA
- the carA gene encoding glutamine-hydrolyzing carbamoyl-phosphate synthase small subunit: MNMHTGWLALEDGLVVRGVSIGAEGLSGGEVVFTTSMAGYPEVLTDPSYAGQIVVMSFPMMGTYGVDPEWSESRRPFLRGFVVREASPYTSHWAGRIPLSEYLRGHGVVAIAEVDTRRIVRHLRTHGLRRGVIATGDRDPEELVARARSLPDLAEEDLVAEVLPEEAVVLPGSGPRIAVLDCGVKMGIARELHARGCEVIVLPGRVEVEEILELRPAGLVVGNGPGDPRHLDAVARRLRTLFGQLPIFGICLGHQVLARAAGARTFKLPFGHRGSNHPVLETTTGRVRITTQNHSYAVDEASLRDTGFVVTHRNLHDGTVEGIRHQHLPIWSVQFHPEARPGPRDSRDLFDRFLGDVAQQVGVR; this comes from the coding sequence ATGAACATGCATACGGGATGGCTGGCCCTGGAGGACGGCCTGGTGGTGCGGGGAGTCTCCATCGGGGCGGAGGGACTCTCCGGCGGGGAAGTGGTGTTCACCACCAGCATGGCCGGTTATCCGGAGGTGCTCACGGATCCCAGTTACGCGGGCCAGATCGTGGTGATGAGCTTCCCCATGATGGGCACCTACGGGGTGGACCCAGAGTGGAGCGAGTCCCGCCGGCCCTTTTTGCGGGGGTTCGTGGTGCGGGAGGCGAGCCCCTACACCAGCCACTGGGCCGGCCGGATTCCCCTCTCCGAGTACCTGCGCGGGCACGGGGTCGTGGCCATCGCGGAGGTGGACACCCGGCGGATCGTGCGTCACCTGCGGACCCACGGGCTCCGGCGGGGGGTGATCGCCACCGGGGACCGGGATCCCGAAGAGCTCGTTGCCCGGGCCCGGTCCCTCCCGGACCTCGCGGAGGAGGATCTGGTGGCGGAGGTGCTGCCGGAGGAAGCCGTGGTCCTCCCGGGATCGGGCCCCCGCATCGCGGTTCTGGACTGCGGGGTGAAGATGGGGATCGCCCGGGAGCTCCATGCCCGGGGATGCGAGGTGATCGTGCTCCCCGGACGGGTGGAGGTGGAGGAGATCCTGGAGCTCCGACCCGCGGGTCTCGTGGTGGGGAACGGTCCGGGAGACCCCCGGCATCTGGACGCGGTGGCCCGCCGGCTCCGGACCCTCTTCGGCCAGCTCCCCATCTTCGGCATCTGCCTAGGGCACCAGGTCCTGGCCCGGGCCGCGGGAGCGAGGACCTTCAAGCTTCCCTTCGGACACCGGGGTTCGAACCACCCGGTGCTGGAGACCACCACGGGCCGGGTGCGCATCACCACGCAGAACCACAGCTACGCGGTGGACGAAGCGAGTCTAAGGGACACGGGGTTTGTCGTCACCCACAGGAACCTCCATGACGGCACCGTGGAGGGGATCCGGCACCAGCACCTCCCCATCTGGTCCGTGCAGTTCCACCCGGAAGCCCGCCCCGGTCCCCGGGACAGCCGGGACCTCTTCGACCGGTTCCTGGGGGACGTGGCCCAGCAGGTCGGGGTGCGCTAG
- a CDS encoding alpha amylase family protein yields MRGRALLTASLLVVALAASPGHPASRARVPRLALWVEPGANLLALSTVEGVRRVLDRARAAGVEAVVFEAKNAWGYVTYPSTFAPVLNESPVPRTNPPAYPPPARWFPRGYDLLGTLLQEARARGIRFYAAVNTFSEGLSAYRAGPAFEREEWAGTAYVATRPVRAPDGSEYELDGANTTRYADQLILYTRAMGSRVPTTRYGVEVVVRRDRVEEVRDRERTEPDPGPASIPEDGYVLAGHGKAAAWLRAAFRLGDPVEIGPVRVRMEPGFRRSPFAFTNPAHPEVRLYELAVLYELLSRYPVDGVVLDRTRYEDLTQDFSERSRRAFEAFLGRPVARWPEDVYRYVPAGYWVAREPGPLYRAWIGFRARNIYTYVLSATRLIRALRPGVAVGAYVGGWYPVYYEEGANWAHPQVRPPYPWVSETWVRAGYAPLLDFLMVGLYYRPLTVREALRRGTNPIYSLEGGAGLARALVTGEVPVVAGLYLPHFTGSPGRLREALRVARTQAAGVMLFDLVYLTDELWEVLPGK; encoded by the coding sequence ATGAGGGGACGGGCCCTCCTCACGGCATCGCTCCTCGTGGTGGCCCTGGCAGCCTCCCCGGGCCACCCGGCTTCCCGGGCCCGCGTGCCCCGCCTCGCCCTGTGGGTGGAGCCCGGCGCGAACCTCCTCGCCCTGAGCACCGTCGAGGGCGTGCGTCGGGTCCTGGACCGGGCGAGGGCCGCGGGCGTGGAGGCGGTGGTCTTCGAGGCGAAGAACGCGTGGGGATACGTCACCTACCCCAGCACCTTCGCGCCCGTCCTCAACGAATCCCCGGTTCCCCGCACCAACCCACCCGCCTATCCGCCCCCGGCCCGCTGGTTCCCGAGAGGGTACGATCTCCTGGGGACCCTCCTCCAGGAGGCCCGCGCCCGGGGGATCCGGTTTTACGCGGCGGTGAACACCTTCTCCGAAGGGCTCTCCGCGTACCGCGCGGGCCCGGCCTTCGAGCGGGAGGAGTGGGCCGGCACCGCCTACGTCGCCACCCGGCCGGTCCGGGCACCGGACGGGTCCGAGTACGAGCTCGACGGCGCGAACACCACGCGCTACGCGGACCAGCTCATCCTGTACACCCGGGCCATGGGCTCTCGGGTGCCCACCACCCGGTACGGGGTGGAGGTGGTGGTCCGCAGGGATCGGGTGGAGGAGGTGCGGGATCGGGAGCGGACCGAGCCCGATCCCGGACCCGCTTCCATCCCGGAGGACGGGTATGTGCTCGCGGGGCACGGGAAGGCCGCGGCGTGGCTGCGCGCCGCGTTCCGGCTTGGGGATCCCGTGGAGATCGGGCCCGTGCGGGTGCGGATGGAGCCGGGCTTCAGGCGCAGCCCCTTCGCCTTCACGAACCCTGCGCATCCGGAGGTCCGCCTCTACGAACTCGCCGTCCTCTACGAGCTCCTCTCCCGGTATCCCGTGGACGGGGTGGTCCTGGATCGGACCCGGTACGAGGACCTCACCCAGGACTTCTCGGAGAGAAGCCGCCGGGCCTTCGAGGCCTTCTTGGGCCGGCCCGTGGCCCGGTGGCCGGAGGACGTCTACCGGTACGTCCCGGCGGGGTACTGGGTGGCCCGGGAACCGGGGCCCCTCTACCGGGCCTGGATCGGCTTCCGGGCCCGGAACATCTACACCTACGTGCTCTCCGCCACCCGTCTGATCCGGGCCCTTCGGCCCGGGGTCGCGGTGGGCGCGTACGTGGGCGGCTGGTACCCCGTGTACTACGAGGAGGGCGCCAACTGGGCCCATCCCCAGGTGCGGCCGCCTTACCCCTGGGTGAGCGAGACGTGGGTCCGGGCGGGATACGCGCCGCTCCTGGACTTCCTCATGGTGGGGCTGTACTACCGGCCCCTCACCGTGCGGGAGGCCCTGCGCCGGGGCACAAACCCCATCTACAGCCTGGAGGGGGGAGCGGGCCTGGCGCGTGCCCTCGTGACGGGAGAGGTGCCTGTGGTGGCCGGTCTGTACCTCCCCCACTTCACGGGCAGCCCCGGCCGACTGCGGGAAGCCCTCCGGGTGGCCCGGACCCAGGCGGCCGGGGTCATGCTCTTCGACCTCGTCTACCTGACGGACGAGCTTTGGGAGGTCCTTCCGGGGAAGTGA
- a CDS encoding sulfite exporter TauE/SafE family protein: MEQGVILFAAGAAAGAVNAIAGGGTLISFPTMVWLGRDPILANATNAVALWPGNLAGAWGFRREMEGSGPWIRLLIWPTLLGGILGGWLLLQTPTRIFRAIVPFLVLGAAVLLAARGRIRALFPPGRRAARPVALAVQFGIGLYIGYFGAGTGILILTTLGLLGLDDIHQMNGIKGILTAVGNGVAAAYFLLSRAVLWPDVVWLALGAIAGGYASAGIARALGRAFVERVVVVVAFVIAFALFLR; encoded by the coding sequence ATGGAACAAGGGGTAATCCTGTTCGCCGCGGGCGCGGCCGCGGGCGCGGTGAACGCCATCGCCGGCGGCGGAACCCTCATCTCCTTTCCCACCATGGTGTGGTTGGGCCGGGATCCCATCCTGGCGAACGCCACGAACGCGGTGGCCCTCTGGCCCGGCAACCTCGCGGGTGCCTGGGGGTTCCGACGGGAGATGGAGGGGAGCGGCCCTTGGATCCGGCTGTTGATCTGGCCGACCTTGCTGGGCGGGATTCTCGGCGGGTGGCTCCTCCTCCAGACCCCCACCCGGATCTTCCGCGCCATCGTGCCCTTCCTCGTCCTGGGCGCCGCGGTGTTGCTCGCGGCCCGAGGACGCATTCGCGCGCTGTTCCCCCCGGGCCGGCGCGCCGCCCGTCCTGTCGCGCTCGCGGTGCAGTTCGGCATCGGCCTGTACATCGGCTACTTCGGGGCGGGGACCGGCATCCTCATCCTCACCACCCTGGGACTCCTGGGGCTGGACGACATCCACCAGATGAACGGCATCAAGGGGATCCTCACCGCGGTGGGCAACGGGGTCGCGGCCGCCTACTTCCTTCTCTCCCGGGCCGTGCTGTGGCCGGACGTGGTGTGGCTGGCCCTGGGTGCCATCGCGGGCGGCTACGCGTCCGCGGGCATCGCCCGGGCCCTGGGACGGGCCTTCGTGGAGCGGGTGGTGGTGGTGGTGGCCTTCGTCATCGCCTTTGCCCTGTTCCTGCGATGA
- a CDS encoding metallophosphoesterase, translated as MRRGLLALCLAVLLSPAGAAGGSEDAYVVVAAGDVACDPATPRTELTCRDADTAAFLEGADAVLMLGDGQYPDGSLERYRAAYHRTWGRYLDITRPVPGNHEYRTPRARGYFAYFGDRAGDPERGYYAFRLGRWLLLALNSNCWAVGGCGGGSPQYRWLREMLATTSAPCILAFWHHPLFTAGRYTGFLEVRPWWELLYAAGAELVLSGHDHNYQRYAPLDPQGRADPRGIRQFVVGTGGRSLYRLRPDPLGAREAATDRSFGVLRLELRPGGYSWRFLAVGGAAFSDRGSGFCH; from the coding sequence ATGCGTAGGGGGCTTCTCGCCCTCTGCCTGGCCGTCCTGTTGTCCCCGGCGGGCGCTGCGGGGGGGTCGGAGGATGCCTACGTGGTGGTGGCCGCGGGGGACGTGGCGTGCGATCCCGCCACGCCCCGTACGGAATTGACCTGCCGCGATGCGGACACCGCGGCCTTCCTGGAGGGTGCGGACGCGGTGCTGATGTTGGGCGATGGGCAGTACCCGGATGGGAGCCTGGAACGCTACCGGGCCGCCTACCACCGCACATGGGGACGATACCTGGACATCACGCGTCCGGTTCCCGGAAATCACGAGTACCGGACCCCGCGGGCGAGGGGGTACTTCGCCTACTTCGGAGATCGGGCGGGGGATCCGGAGCGCGGCTATTACGCCTTCCGGTTGGGGCGGTGGCTTCTCCTGGCCCTGAACTCCAACTGCTGGGCGGTCGGGGGGTGCGGGGGAGGATCCCCCCAGTACCGATGGTTGCGGGAGATGCTTGCCACGACCTCCGCCCCTTGCATCCTCGCCTTCTGGCATCACCCCCTCTTCACCGCGGGGCGCTACACGGGCTTCCTGGAGGTCCGTCCGTGGTGGGAGCTCCTGTATGCCGCGGGGGCGGAGCTGGTCCTGTCCGGGCACGACCACAACTACCAGCGCTACGCCCCCCTGGACCCCCAGGGCCGGGCTGACCCCCGGGGGATCCGGCAGTTCGTGGTGGGGACCGGCGGCCGAAGCCTCTACCGGCTTCGGCCCGATCCCCTGGGCGCGCGGGAGGCGGCCACGGACCGGTCCTTCGGGGTGCTGCGGCTGGAGCTGCGGCCCGGGGGCTACTCCTGGCGGTTCCTTGCCGTCGGAGGCGCGGCGTTTTCGGATCGCGGATCCGGGTTCTGCCACTAG
- a CDS encoding RsmE family RNA methyltransferase: MTPDPWDPQLLRLDAREARHALRVLRMRVGDRFVAFDGRGGEWEAELLRTAPTVVARMLRPREGLTLPYRLTLYQGMPKADKMDAVVRMGTELGIARFVPVVMERSVKAGGRVDRWRRIAVEASKQCRRAHVPEVADPLPFPQAAEAFARHALRVFLWEAGGRPLLRLLEETREFEDLAVFVGPEGGFAREEVRRLGACAEAASLGPLVLRTETAGLAAAAVVLSWFCAARETGDA, translated from the coding sequence GTGACCCCGGACCCGTGGGATCCCCAGCTCCTGCGCCTGGACGCCCGGGAGGCCCGCCATGCCCTTCGGGTCCTCCGGATGCGGGTGGGAGATCGGTTCGTGGCCTTCGACGGCCGGGGCGGGGAGTGGGAGGCGGAGCTCCTGCGGACCGCTCCCACGGTGGTGGCCCGCATGCTGCGGCCCCGGGAGGGTCTGACGCTCCCCTACCGGCTCACCCTTTACCAGGGAATGCCCAAGGCGGATAAGATGGACGCCGTGGTGCGGATGGGGACCGAGCTGGGGATCGCGCGGTTCGTGCCGGTGGTGATGGAGCGCTCCGTGAAGGCCGGCGGACGGGTGGATCGGTGGCGGCGCATCGCCGTGGAGGCCAGCAAGCAGTGTCGTCGAGCCCACGTGCCGGAAGTGGCGGATCCCCTGCCGTTCCCGCAGGCCGCGGAGGCCTTCGCGCGCCATGCCCTCCGGGTCTTCCTGTGGGAAGCGGGAGGCCGTCCCCTGCTCCGGTTGCTCGAGGAGACCCGAGAGTTCGAGGATCTCGCGGTGTTCGTGGGCCCGGAGGGCGGGTTCGCGCGGGAGGAGGTGCGGAGGTTAGGGGCCTGCGCGGAGGCGGCCAGCTTGGGCCCCCTCGTGCTGCGGACGGAGACCGCGGGGCTGGCGGCCGCGGCGGTGGTCCTCTCCTGGTTCTGCGCCGCCCGGGAAACCGGGGATGCGTAG
- a CDS encoding 50S ribosomal protein L11 methyltransferase → MRWLEISVLTSREAADAVGARLLDLRAGYVEEETEQGVLLRTYLPDGPSAAVHLEALRQHVVRLRDFGLDPGPATLTVREVEGRDWAEAWKEHFRPFRVGRFLIRPPWQEAAAGEGEIELVLNPGMAFGTGLHPSTRLCLHALEAHVRGGETVLDLGTGSGILAVAAAKLGARRVVAVDRDPLACAVAAENVQHNRVEVEVRCGDLLAGIEEHADVLVMNISAGAVAAVLPEIPSRLTRNGVFIASGFVEEDVPGLLEGAARFGLQMAQLLAQAEWRALVFAHPGCTGCW, encoded by the coding sequence ATGAGGTGGCTGGAGATCTCGGTGCTCACCTCCCGGGAGGCCGCGGACGCGGTAGGGGCCCGTTTGCTGGATCTTCGCGCGGGCTATGTGGAGGAGGAGACGGAGCAGGGGGTGCTGCTGCGCACCTATCTGCCGGACGGCCCCTCCGCGGCCGTACACCTCGAGGCCCTCCGTCAGCACGTGGTGAGGTTGCGGGATTTCGGGCTCGACCCGGGGCCCGCGACGCTCACGGTGCGGGAGGTGGAGGGGAGGGACTGGGCGGAGGCGTGGAAGGAGCACTTCCGCCCTTTCCGGGTGGGCCGGTTCCTCATCCGGCCGCCCTGGCAGGAAGCGGCCGCGGGGGAGGGAGAGATCGAGCTCGTGCTGAACCCGGGGATGGCCTTCGGGACCGGACTCCATCCCTCCACCCGGCTCTGCCTGCACGCCCTGGAGGCCCACGTGCGGGGTGGGGAGACGGTGCTGGATCTGGGCACGGGAAGCGGCATCCTGGCCGTGGCCGCGGCGAAACTGGGGGCCCGCCGCGTGGTGGCGGTGGATCGCGACCCCTTGGCGTGCGCGGTGGCCGCGGAGAACGTCCAGCACAACCGCGTGGAGGTGGAGGTGCGGTGCGGGGATCTCCTCGCGGGGATCGAAGAGCACGCGGATGTCCTGGTGATGAACATCTCTGCGGGCGCCGTGGCCGCGGTCCTCCCCGAGATCCCATCGCGCCTCACGCGGAACGGCGTCTTCATCGCCTCCGGGTTTGTGGAGGAGGACGTGCCGGGACTCCTGGAAGGCGCCGCGCGCTTCGGCCTCCAGATGGCTCAGCTGCTGGCCCAGGCGGAATGGCGCGCTCTGGTGTTCGCGCATCCGGGATGCACCGGTTGCTGGTGA